The Chryseobacterium sp. 52 genome includes a region encoding these proteins:
- the dnaG gene encoding DNA primase — MISKQTIDKIFSTIRVEEIVGEYVQLKRAGSNFKGLSPFHDEKSPSFVVSPSKQIWKDFSTGKGGTAISFLMEIENFTYPEALRHAAKKYGIEIEEDQREFSEEAKHAQTEKDQLYKIHEVANSYYQEILWDSEEGRSIGLAYFRERELKDDIIKKFQLGYSVEKKNAFTVYAEEKGYTKDILEKSGLSIFPENTPSGIDRFRERVIFPIHSFSGRVLGFGARILKNNVKTAKYLNSPETEIYHKSNVLYGLNQSKQAISRKNNCLLVEGYMDVIALHMSGIENVVASSGTSLTIEQIKLIKRLTENVTILFDGDNAGIKASFRSIDMLLTEGMNIRVLLFPEGDDPDSFARKHPQDYVEKFIENEAMDFIDFKAEILLKDAGNDPIKKAEAIQNIVKSVSFVQNALKREVYLKEVSNKFGLSEQSLFNELDVQKQITQNQSHHVQQQKEKVIPKLEIVPLDEEKEDPYLYDVLFMESKLVDHMLMFGDIVLKRTNEKNEEYQITVIEEILLHFEEEQYSFLVKGNEIIINQVKDGIQKDELRSGNFFVALMDEEITTKVVDALIPLDELENWGSRNIYPPNYGDKIAEQVQGDVLLHKYRYIDYLIKETARQLDQYSGTDEVKYYELIKKITLLKQASIRLSDIIEYSPIKGIYIDRKR; from the coding sequence ATGATTTCCAAACAGACCATAGATAAAATTTTCTCAACGATACGGGTAGAAGAAATAGTAGGAGAGTACGTGCAGCTGAAAAGAGCAGGGTCTAACTTCAAAGGGCTCAGTCCCTTTCATGATGAAAAGTCTCCGAGTTTCGTGGTGTCACCCAGCAAACAGATTTGGAAAGATTTCTCTACAGGAAAAGGAGGAACCGCCATTTCTTTCCTGATGGAGATTGAGAATTTCACTTATCCGGAAGCCCTTCGCCACGCAGCCAAAAAATACGGAATTGAAATCGAAGAAGATCAGCGTGAATTTTCTGAAGAAGCAAAACATGCACAGACGGAAAAAGATCAGCTTTACAAGATCCATGAAGTAGCCAATAGCTATTATCAGGAAATTCTTTGGGACTCGGAAGAAGGGAGAAGTATCGGTTTGGCTTACTTCAGAGAACGTGAACTGAAAGATGATATCATTAAAAAATTCCAGCTAGGATATTCAGTAGAAAAGAAGAATGCCTTCACTGTTTATGCCGAAGAAAAAGGCTACACAAAGGATATTCTTGAAAAATCAGGATTATCGATATTTCCTGAAAATACACCCTCCGGAATAGACCGTTTCCGTGAAAGGGTAATTTTTCCGATTCACAGTTTTTCAGGCAGGGTTCTTGGTTTTGGAGCCAGAATTCTTAAAAATAATGTCAAGACAGCCAAATACCTTAACTCGCCGGAAACAGAAATCTATCATAAGTCAAATGTTCTGTATGGTTTAAATCAAAGTAAACAGGCGATTTCCAGAAAAAATAACTGTCTTCTTGTGGAAGGATATATGGACGTGATAGCACTTCATATGTCAGGAATTGAGAATGTAGTCGCAAGTTCAGGAACATCTTTGACCATCGAGCAGATTAAGCTCATCAAAAGGCTGACAGAAAACGTAACCATTCTTTTTGACGGTGATAATGCCGGTATTAAAGCCAGTTTCAGAAGTATCGATATGCTTTTGACCGAAGGAATGAATATTCGTGTTCTGCTCTTCCCGGAAGGGGATGACCCGGATTCTTTTGCCAGAAAACATCCGCAGGACTATGTAGAAAAATTCATCGAAAATGAAGCGATGGATTTCATCGACTTTAAAGCAGAGATCCTTTTAAAAGATGCCGGAAATGATCCTATAAAGAAAGCAGAAGCAATACAGAACATCGTAAAATCGGTTTCTTTTGTACAAAATGCTCTGAAAAGAGAAGTTTATCTGAAAGAAGTTTCCAATAAATTCGGACTTTCAGAACAGAGTCTTTTCAACGAACTTGATGTTCAGAAACAGATCACACAGAATCAGAGCCACCACGTTCAGCAGCAGAAAGAAAAAGTGATTCCAAAGCTGGAAATTGTGCCTCTGGATGAAGAGAAAGAAGATCCTTATCTATATGATGTGCTGTTTATGGAAAGTAAACTTGTAGATCATATGCTCATGTTTGGTGATATTGTTTTAAAAAGAACCAATGAGAAAAATGAGGAATATCAGATTACAGTTATTGAAGAGATCCTGCTGCATTTTGAAGAAGAACAGTACAGCTTTTTAGTAAAAGGCAACGAGATTATCATCAATCAGGTGAAAGACGGTATTCAAAAAGATGAGCTGAGAAGCGGAAACTTTTTTGTGGCACTAATGGATGAGGAAATTACAACTAAGGTGGTCGATGCATTAATTCCTTTAGATGAATTGGAAAACTGGGGTTCCCGAAATATCTATCCTCCGAATTATGGTGACAAAATAGCGGAACAGGTACAAGGTGACGTCCTGCTGCATAAATACAGGTATATTGATTATCTGATCAAGGAAACAGCCCGGCAGCTGGATCAATACAGCGGAACAGATGAGGTAAAATACTATGAACTAATCAAAAAGATTACCCTCCTGAAACAGGCTTCCATCCGGCTGAGCGATATTATTGAATATTCACCTATCAAAGGAATTTATATCGATAGAAAAAGATAA